One segment of Chionomys nivalis chromosome 3, mChiNiv1.1, whole genome shotgun sequence DNA contains the following:
- the Ahsg gene encoding alpha-2-HS-glycoprotein — protein sequence MKSLVLLLCFAQLWGCQSAPHATGMGFREVACDDPDAEQAALTAVDYLNQHLQHGFKHTLNQVDKVKVWPRRPFGEVFELELDTLETTCHVLDPTPLANCSVRQLVDHAVEGDCDFHVLKQDGQFSVMHAQCHSNPDSAEDVRKVCPNCGLLASFNDSSVVNTVNAALNAFNAQNNGSYFKLVEVSRAQNTPPPVSTFVEFVVAATDCTAQGVTDPAKCNLLAEKQYGFCKASLVKKLDDEELSVACKVFQKQPQPASVDAAGPAPAVDQAAPPAPPANPPASLVVAVPPGPPAHRTHHDLRHAFSPVASVESASGEVVNLPKVVHSGPAGAADPAVRPCPGRVRHFRI from the exons ATGAAGTCCTTGGTCCTGCTTCTTTGTTTTGCTCAGCTCTGGGGCTGTCAATCAGCTCCACATGCTACGGGAATGGGCTTTAGAGAAGTGGCTTGTGATGACCCAGATGCAGAGCAAGCAGCTTTGACGGCCGTGGACTACCTCAATCAACATCTTCAACACGGATTCAAGCACACCTTGAATCAGGTTGACAAAGTCAAGGTGTGGCCTCGG CGGCCCTTCGGGGAAGTGTTTGAGTTGGAATTAGACACGCTGGAGACCACCTGCCATGTTCTGGACCCCACTCCCCTGGCCAATTGTTCTGTGAGGCAGCTGGTCGATCAT GCGGTGGAGGGAGACTGTGACTTCCACGTTCTGAAACAAGACGGCCAGTTCTCTGTGATGCACGCCCAGTGCCACTCCAATCCAG ACTCTGCAGAGGATGTGCGAAAGGTGTGCCCAAATTGTGGACTGCTGGCTTCGTTCAATGACTCCAGCGTGGTGAATACTGTCAACGCTGCCCTGAATGCCTTCAATGCACAGAATAACGGAAGCTATTTTAAACTGGTGGAGGTTTCCCGGGCTCAAAATACG CCTCCCCCAGTTTCTACTTTTGTGGAGTTTGTGGTAGCTGCTACCGACTGCACTGCTCAAGGGGTCACGGATCCAGCCAAGTGTAACCTGCTGGCAGAAAAG CAATATGGCTTCTGCAAGGCAAGTCTTGTCAAAAAGCTTGATGACGAAGAGCTTTCAGTGGCCTGCAAAGTTTTCCAAAAACAG CCACAGCCAGCCAGTGTCGACGCAGCAGGTCCTGCACCCGCAGTGGACCAAGCTGCACCCCCAGCCCCACCAGCTAACCCACCAGCATCTCTAGTGGTGGCGGTTCCTCCAGGACCTCCAGCCCACCGAACCCACCATGACCTGCGCCATGCCTTCTCACCTGTGGCCTCCGTGGAGTCGGCCTCAGGAGAGGTTGTTAACCTGCCTAAGGTGGTCCACTCTGGCCCTGCAGGTGCTGCTGATCCAGCAGTCCGCCCGTGCCCAGGCAGGGTGAGACACTTCCGTATCTAG
- the Dnajb11 gene encoding dnaJ homolog subfamily B member 11: MAPQNLSTFCLLLLYLIGAVMAGRDFYKILGVPRSASIKDIKKAYRKLALQLHPDRNPDDPQAQEKFQDLGAAYEVLSDSEKRKQYDTYGEEGLKDGHQSSHGDIFSHFFGDFGFMFGGTPRQQDRNIPRGSDIIVDLEVTLEEVYAGNFVEVVRNKPVARQAPGKRKCNCRQEMRTTQLGPGRFQMTQEVVCDECPNVKLVNEERTLEVEIEPGVRDGMEYPFIGEGEPHVDGEPGDLRFRIKVVKHRIFERRGDDLYTNVTVSLVEALVGFEMDITHLDGHKVHISRDKITRPGAKLWKKGEGLPNFDNNNIKGSLIITFDVDFPKEQLTEEAKEGIKQLLKQGSVQKVYNGLQGY, from the exons GCGAGATTTCTACAAGATCTTGGGGGTGCCTCGAAGCGCCTCCATAAAGGACATCAAAAAGGCCTACAGGAAACTGGCCCTGCAGCTTCATCCTGACCGGAACCCTGATGATCCCCAAGCCCAGGAGAAATTTCAGGATCTGGGTGCTGCTTATGAG GTTCTGTCAGACAGTGAGAAACGGAAACAGTACGATACTTATGGGGAAGAAGGCTTGAAAGACGGTCATCAGAGCTCCCATGGGGACATCTTCTCACA CTTCTTTGGAGATTTTGGCTTCATGTTTGGAGGAACCCCTCGTCAGCAGGACAGAAACATCCCAAGAGGAAGTGACATCATCGTCGATCTCGAAGTTACTTTAGAAGAAGTGTACGCAGGAAACTTTGTGGAA gtagttagaaacaagcctgtAGCCAGGCAGGCTCCTGGCAAACGGAAATGCAACTGTCGGCAGGAGATGCGAACCACACAGCTGGGGCCGGGGCGcttccagatgacccaggagGTGGTCTGTGATGAGTGCCCCAATGTCAA ACTAGTGAACGAAGAGCGAACACTAGAAGTAGAAATAGAACCTGGCGTGAGAGATGGCATGGAGTACCCCTTTATTGGAGAAG GTGAGCCTCATGTGGATGGAGAACCTGGAGACTTACGGTTCCGAATCAAAGTTGTCAA GCACCGTATATTTGAGAGGAGAGGCGATGATCTGTACACAAATGTGACAGTCTCACTAGTTGAGGCTCTGGTGGGCTTCGAGATGGACATAACTCACTTGGATGGTCACAAG GTACATATTTCCCGGGACAAGATTACCAGGCCAGGAGCCAAGCTatggaagaaaggggaaggactTCCTAACTTTGACAACAATAACATCAAGGGCTCTTTGATAATCACTTTTGATGTAGATTTTCCAAAAGAACAGCTGacagaggaagcaaaagaag GCATCAAGCAGCTGCTCAAACAAGGATCAGTGCAGAAGGTATACAATGGACTGCAAGGCTATTAG